Proteins encoded in a region of the Clostridium cagae genome:
- the rlmH gene encoding 23S rRNA (pseudouridine(1915)-N(3))-methyltransferase RlmH encodes MNITIISVGKLKEKYLKHAIDEYSKRLSRYCKLNILELQDEQTPDNASEKDELIIKDKEGNKILNSIKDNMYVITLDLKGKMMSSEELSKFIDNCGVRGNSNLCFVIGGSLGLSEAVLKRSNHSLCFSKMTFPHQLFRVMLLEQIYRAFRISNGEPYHK; translated from the coding sequence ATGAATATAACAATTATTTCAGTAGGAAAACTTAAAGAAAAATATTTAAAACATGCTATAGATGAGTATTCTAAAAGATTATCTCGTTATTGTAAATTAAATATATTGGAGCTACAAGATGAGCAAACTCCAGACAATGCCTCTGAAAAGGACGAACTTATCATAAAGGATAAAGAAGGCAATAAGATTTTAAATTCTATAAAAGATAACATGTATGTAATCACATTAGATCTTAAAGGTAAGATGATGTCATCAGAAGAACTATCTAAATTCATTGATAATTGTGGAGTAAGAGGCAATAGTAACTTATGCTTTGTAATTGGAGGAAGCTTAGGTTTAAGTGAAGCTGTTTTAAAAAGATCTAATCATAGTCTTTGCTTCAGTAAAATGACATTTCCACATCAACTCTTCAGAGTTATGCTATTAGAACAAATATATAGAGCATTTAGAATAAGTAATGGAGAACCGTATCATAAATAA
- a CDS encoding MBL fold metallo-hydrolase encodes MSNFFKNINFLFNLTNNNIKEYFKEKNSIKFDQLELNSINWFGHATTVINLSGKVIITDPVLSNVLGYFKRVVEKPNYLKDLKVDYILLSHGHMDHMHFPSLSKLNKDAIVIAPKGYKKILRLLGFKNVFLLHPNETYEDNNIKITAYEANHDGRRFYVGIDDESLSYLIERHDKKVFFAGDTAFTDNFKGITSDIALMPVGCYMPERFSHMHCTPLESYEMFKMMNSKVMIPIHYKTFIISLEDFNETEVILKDLKDDNIKIIDIGETFIF; translated from the coding sequence ATGTCAAATTTTTTTAAGAATATAAATTTTTTATTTAATTTAACTAATAACAATATAAAAGAATACTTTAAAGAGAAGAATTCTATTAAATTTGACCAATTAGAATTAAATTCTATTAATTGGTTTGGTCATGCTACAACAGTTATTAACTTAAGTGGAAAAGTAATTATAACTGATCCTGTCTTATCTAATGTATTAGGTTATTTTAAAAGAGTTGTTGAAAAACCTAATTACTTAAAAGATTTAAAGGTAGATTATATACTTTTATCTCATGGACATATGGATCATATGCATTTTCCGTCTCTTAGCAAACTTAATAAAGATGCTATTGTTATAGCACCTAAGGGCTATAAAAAAATCCTTAGATTATTAGGATTTAAAAATGTATTTCTTTTGCATCCTAATGAAACATATGAAGATAATAATATTAAAATAACTGCATATGAAGCAAATCATGACGGAAGAAGATTTTATGTAGGAATTGATGATGAGAGTTTATCTTATCTGATTGAAAGACATGATAAAAAAGTTTTTTTTGCTGGTGATACTGCTTTTACTGATAATTTTAAAGGAATTACATCTGATATTGCTTTGATGCCTGTTGGATGTTATATGCCTGAAAGATTTTCTCATATGCATTGTACTCCACTGGAATCTTATGAGATGTTTAAAATGATGAATTCTAAGGTAATGATACCTATTCACTATAAAACCTTTATAATATCATTAGAAGATTTTAATGAAACTGAAGTTATATTAAAAGATCTGAAAGATGACAATATAAAGATAATTGATATTGGAGAAACCTTTATTTTCTAA
- a CDS encoding response regulator transcription factor: protein MKILIADDDERILRLLSDFFRFNKYEVVIVTDGEQALEKFKSQIFDLIILDVMMPIYDGWIVCKEIRKTSSVPIIILTAKDSDLDELFGFDIGADDYVSKPFKIELLLARVKRLLKNNNIKAKNNILNFKGIEVDQDKHLVKLDNRLIDLSPKEYELLIYFINNVNRVINRETLLRVIWKEEYLGDTRTVDTHINRLRNKLEYYAVDLRTIRGFGYKLGEE from the coding sequence ATGAAAATTTTAATAGCAGATGATGATGAAAGAATTTTAAGATTATTATCAGATTTTTTTCGATTTAATAAATATGAAGTGGTTATAGTTACTGATGGAGAACAGGCTTTAGAAAAATTTAAAAGTCAAATTTTTGACCTTATTATATTAGATGTGATGATGCCAATTTACGATGGGTGGATTGTTTGCAAAGAAATAAGAAAAACTTCTTCAGTACCCATTATTATTCTTACAGCTAAGGATAGTGACTTAGATGAACTTTTTGGTTTTGATATTGGTGCAGATGATTATGTCTCTAAGCCGTTTAAAATAGAATTATTATTAGCAAGAGTAAAAAGGTTATTAAAAAATAATAATATAAAAGCAAAAAATAATATATTGAATTTTAAAGGAATAGAGGTAGATCAAGATAAACATTTAGTTAAATTAGACAATAGATTGATAGATCTTAGCCCAAAGGAATATGAATTACTCATATATTTTATAAATAATGTTAATAGAGTAATTAATAGAGAAACCCTACTTAGAGTAATATGGAAAGAAGAATATTTAGGAGATACAAGGACGGTAGACACTCATATTAATCGTTTAAGAAATAAACTAGAATATTATGCTGTTGATTTAAGAACTATAAGAGGTTTTGGATATAAGTTAGGTGAAGAATGA
- a CDS encoding lactate utilization protein, translating to MDNNIMWVNEQKILRTIDALRKSNMNGYFARSKDYLIGIIENIIEPGNKIAFGGSMTLFECGVMDYLKSGKYNLLDRNKPNITREEVNEIYRQAFLSDVYFTSSNAITEKGEIYNVDGNGNRVAAILYGPKKVIIIAGVNKIVPTIEDAIKRNKEVSAPANTKRLNKATPCSKIGKCMDCDNKERICNEYTLIKRQIDKDRIHVIFVNETLGY from the coding sequence ATGGACAATAATATTATGTGGGTAAATGAACAAAAGATATTAAGAACAATAGATGCGTTAAGAAAAAGTAATATGAATGGATATTTTGCTAGATCTAAAGATTACTTAATAGGTATTATAGAAAATATAATAGAACCAGGCAATAAAATTGCATTTGGAGGATCAATGACCTTATTTGAATGTGGGGTTATGGATTATCTTAAGAGCGGAAAATATAATTTATTAGATAGAAATAAACCTAACATCACACGTGAAGAAGTAAACGAAATATACAGACAAGCATTTCTTTCAGATGTTTATTTCACAAGCTCAAATGCCATTACTGAAAAAGGTGAAATTTATAATGTTGATGGTAATGGTAATCGGGTAGCAGCTATTCTTTATGGACCCAAAAAAGTAATAATAATTGCAGGTGTAAATAAGATAGTTCCAACTATAGAGGATGCAATTAAAAGAAATAAAGAAGTATCAGCACCAGCAAATACAAAAAGATTAAATAAGGCCACACCATGTTCAAAAATAGGAAAATGCATGGATTGTGATAATAAAGAAAGAATTTGTAATGAATATACATTAATTAAGAGACAAATTGATAAAGATAGAATACATGTAATATTTGTAAATGAAACTTTAGGCTATTAA
- a CDS encoding dUTP diphosphatase: MNVKDLFETQRIINKNLTLNSQLDDYKIQTRKYLEFNVKISELANETKCFKYLMDTNNLIDMQVVFKKYVSCLSQIITIGLDNNYSDITKIDVKPNDYCLSDQFLNLYIDINDLIISPSKDHYLTLFEDILSLAITLGFTQNELKNEFSKNTYEKVAL, encoded by the coding sequence ATGAATGTTAAAGACCTCTTTGAAACTCAAAGAATAATAAATAAAAATTTAACATTAAATAGTCAATTAGATGACTATAAGATTCAAACTAGAAAATATTTGGAATTCAACGTTAAGATTAGCGAATTAGCTAATGAAACTAAATGCTTTAAATACCTGATGGATACTAACAATTTGATAGATATGCAAGTTGTATTTAAAAAATATGTATCCTGTTTATCGCAAATTATTACTATCGGACTAGATAATAATTATTCTGATATAACTAAGATTGATGTAAAACCTAATGACTACTGTTTAAGTGATCAATTTTTAAACTTATATATTGATATAAACGATTTAATTATATCACCATCAAAAGATCACTACCTTACTTTATTCGAAGACATATTAAGTTTAGCAATAACCTTAGGGTTTACTCAAAATGAACTTAAAAATGAATTTTCTAAAAATACTTACGAAAAAGTAGCTCTTTAA
- a CDS encoding DUF2798 domain-containing protein, which translates to MEKCMPSNGKEGLIYGGVICALTCIFMATMNICINMGGVSGKAIITSLKSFPLVFVIAMILEIFIVGKIADKLVNVFSSSKDCLNAHILFRTFFTVIGMSIIMTIVGGSLANGFSLEVIKEFLICWPRNFCVAIFLELLIVQPIARNVMRTMHEIQEKNQNIL; encoded by the coding sequence ATGGAAAAATGTATGCCTAGCAATGGAAAAGAAGGATTGATTTATGGGGGTGTTATATGTGCATTGACTTGCATTTTTATGGCAACTATGAATATTTGTATTAATATGGGTGGAGTTTCAGGAAAAGCTATAATTACATCATTAAAGTCATTTCCATTAGTTTTTGTAATTGCAATGATACTTGAAATATTTATTGTTGGGAAGATAGCTGATAAGCTAGTAAATGTTTTTAGTTCATCAAAAGATTGTTTAAATGCTCATATTCTGTTTAGGACATTTTTTACCGTTATTGGTATGTCTATCATTATGACAATTGTGGGAGGAAGCTTAGCAAATGGATTCAGTCTGGAAGTTATTAAAGAGTTCCTAATTTGCTGGCCACGCAACTTTTGTGTAGCTATATTTTTGGAATTGCTTATTGTGCAACCTATTGCAAGAAATGTGATGAGAACAATGCATGAAATTCAAGAAAAAAATCAAAATATATTATAA
- a CDS encoding zinc-ribbon domain-containing protein — protein sequence MTDKTIVCRDCGSEFIFTVGEQEFYKEKGFDNEPTRCAACRRAKKEQNRR from the coding sequence ATGACAGATAAGACAATTGTATGCAGAGATTGTGGTAGTGAATTCATATTTACAGTAGGAGAACAAGAATTCTACAAAGAAAAAGGATTCGATAACGAACCAACAAGATGTGCAGCTTGTAGAAGAGCTAAAAAAGAACAAAATAGAAGATAA
- a CDS encoding DMT family transporter — protein sequence MMGIIYAIISGISMSLQGVFNTKLGEKIGLWETNVIVQLTGLILTLVISFFWGKGSYSNIKNANKLFLLGGALGVVIIFTVMKSIGGMGTTFGIGIILIAQLLAAGIIDAFGLFGTEKIKFCLHEFLGIAIMIVGIIIFKWKH from the coding sequence ATGATGGGCATAATATATGCTATAATTTCTGGAATTTCAATGAGTTTACAAGGAGTATTTAACACAAAATTAGGCGAAAAAATAGGGCTTTGGGAAACAAATGTTATTGTACAGCTTACTGGACTAATTTTAACTTTAGTTATATCCTTTTTTTGGGGAAAAGGAAGCTATTCTAATATAAAAAATGCTAATAAGTTATTTCTTTTAGGAGGAGCACTTGGCGTTGTTATTATATTTACTGTAATGAAAAGTATTGGTGGAATGGGTACTACATTTGGTATAGGAATTATATTAATAGCTCAACTCTTAGCCGCAGGTATAATTGATGCCTTTGGATTGTTTGGCACTGAAAAAATTAAATTTTGCCTTCATGAATTTTTAGGAATAGCAATTATGATAGTAGGTATTATAATATTTAAATGGAAACACTAA
- a CDS encoding UDP-N-acetylglucosamine 1-carboxyvinyltransferase, translating into MERLIINGGNILRGSVEINGAKNAAVAILPAAIMASEGKCVIDNIPDIEDVHCLERILESLGCNTVKIDNNTLEIDSTNVSNFDASTEDVRRMRASYYFIGALLARFKQAKVVLPGGCPIGVRPIDQHIKGFEALGAEVTIEHGAVIVKAKKLQGTNIFFDVVSVGATINVMIAATLADGVTTLENVAKEPHVVDVANFLNSMGANIKGAGTDIIRIQGVEKLKGCSYSVIPDQIEAGTFMIAAVATRGDVYVRNVIPKHLESISAKLKEMGAVIEEDDDCIRVCASDELKAVNVKTTPYPGFPTDIQQPMSALLSVIYGKSIVTESIWENRHKHIDELKKMGANIKVEGRVAIIEGVKRLTGAVVKATDLRAGAAMVIAGLLAEGRTEITSIEHIDRGYPHIENKLRALGADIKRTTVE; encoded by the coding sequence ATGGAAAGATTGATAATAAATGGAGGGAATATTCTTAGAGGGTCTGTTGAGATCAATGGCGCTAAAAATGCAGCTGTAGCAATATTGCCAGCAGCTATAATGGCTAGTGAAGGAAAATGTGTAATTGATAATATACCAGATATTGAAGATGTACATTGCCTTGAAAGAATATTAGAAAGTTTAGGTTGTAATACAGTAAAAATAGATAATAATACATTAGAGATAGATAGTACGAATGTAAGTAATTTTGATGCCTCAACTGAGGATGTAAGAAGAATGAGAGCATCGTATTACTTTATAGGAGCTTTATTAGCAAGATTTAAGCAAGCAAAGGTTGTATTACCTGGTGGATGTCCAATTGGTGTTAGACCGATAGATCAACACATAAAAGGATTTGAAGCTCTTGGTGCAGAAGTTACTATAGAACATGGTGCTGTAATAGTAAAAGCAAAAAAATTACAAGGAACAAATATATTCTTTGATGTAGTATCAGTAGGTGCTACAATAAATGTGATGATTGCAGCAACATTAGCAGATGGTGTTACTACTCTTGAAAACGTGGCTAAAGAACCACATGTAGTTGACGTAGCTAATTTCTTAAACTCAATGGGTGCAAATATTAAAGGTGCTGGTACTGATATTATTAGAATACAAGGTGTTGAAAAATTAAAAGGTTGTTCTTATAGTGTTATACCTGACCAAATAGAAGCTGGTACATTTATGATAGCAGCTGTTGCAACTCGTGGAGATGTTTATGTAAGGAATGTTATTCCAAAGCATTTAGAATCAATTTCAGCAAAACTTAAAGAAATGGGTGCAGTAATTGAAGAAGATGATGATTGTATAAGGGTTTGCGCTAGTGATGAACTAAAAGCAGTAAACGTAAAGACTACTCCTTATCCAGGATTCCCTACTGATATTCAACAACCTATGTCAGCTTTATTAAGCGTTATTTATGGAAAAAGTATAGTTACTGAGTCTATATGGGAAAATAGACATAAACATATAGATGAACTTAAAAAGATGGGCGCTAACATAAAAGTTGAAGGTAGAGTAGCTATTATTGAAGGGGTTAAAAGACTTACTGGAGCAGTAGTGAAAGCAACTGATTTAAGAGCTGGAGCTGCTATGGTTATAGCTGGTTTATTAGCTGAAGGAAGAACAGAAATAACAAGTATAGAACATATAGATAGAGGATATCCACATATAGAAAATAAATTAAGAGCTTTAGGGGCGGATATAAAGAGGACTACAGTAGAATAG
- a CDS encoding SEC-C metal-binding domain-containing protein has translation MSLYTDWTNMVVDYVKTKGENAFWQEYSKLEKSIYKDLLAKHKEPKKTTIAGLAKEYDSSLEFIMGFIDGINDSLRNQYDLENLDENTELVLDIDLENLYYNMLDAKAEYLYTLPQWDGIFSEEKRKEIQKQFRDSKIIRNNEKVGRNDDCPCGSGKKYKKCCGK, from the coding sequence ATGAGTTTATATACAGATTGGACTAATATGGTTGTAGACTATGTAAAAACTAAGGGAGAAAATGCTTTCTGGCAAGAATATAGTAAGTTAGAAAAAAGCATTTATAAAGATTTATTAGCAAAACACAAGGAACCTAAGAAGACAACAATTGCTGGTTTAGCAAAAGAATATGATTCTTCATTAGAATTTATAATGGGATTTATTGATGGAATAAATGATAGTTTAAGAAATCAATATGATTTAGAAAATTTAGATGAAAATACTGAATTAGTATTAGATATTGATTTAGAAAATTTATATTATAATATGTTAGATGCAAAAGCTGAATATCTTTACACTTTACCACAATGGGATGGAATATTCTCAGAAGAAAAGAGAAAAGAAATTCAAAAACAATTTAGAGATTCTAAAATCATTAGAAATAATGAAAAAGTTGGAAGAAATGATGATTGTCCATGTGGAAGCGGAAAGAAATATAAAAAGTGTTGTGGTAAATAG
- the glpQ gene encoding glycerophosphodiester phosphodiesterase — MKKTRKLVALATALVLSVGLVVCGQVSCNAATISASKEANQSINKSDKIIIAHRGASGYLPEHTLEAYSLAYAMGVDYIEADVNITKDGVPVVMHDTHLDTTTNVADLYPSRKRADGRYYIVDFTLKEIKNLNVHERIDLDTGKAVFKDRFTLGNSHFEVPTLEEEIQLIQGLNKSTGRNVGIYPELKFPKFYKENGHDIGAITLKMLEEYDYNKKDAKCYIQCFDPTYLKSFKETLNPKCKLVQLIGHSDWEDNEGDDVPYLLSAKGLKEIAKYADGVGPSIDQILDEDGNQKKSALVANANFVKDSHANNLEIHPYTVRKDDLPKYAKDADQFIRKLLFEVNVDGLFTDFADIGVKAKSAGPIK, encoded by the coding sequence ATGAAAAAAACACGTAAATTAGTAGCTTTAGCTACTGCATTAGTTTTAAGTGTAGGTCTTGTTGTTTGTGGACAAGTGAGTTGTAATGCAGCAACAATTTCAGCTTCAAAGGAAGCAAATCAAAGTATTAATAAATCTGATAAAATAATAATTGCTCACAGGGGAGCTTCAGGATATTTACCTGAGCATACTTTAGAAGCATACTCTTTAGCATATGCAATGGGAGTAGATTATATAGAAGCAGATGTTAATATCACTAAAGATGGTGTTCCTGTAGTAATGCATGACACTCATCTAGATACAACAACTAATGTGGCTGATCTTTATCCAAGCAGAAAACGTGCTGATGGAAGATATTATATAGTTGACTTTACTTTAAAAGAAATTAAAAATCTTAACGTACATGAACGTATAGATCTTGATACAGGAAAAGCTGTTTTCAAAGACAGATTTACACTAGGAAATTCTCATTTTGAAGTACCTACTTTAGAAGAAGAAATTCAATTAATTCAAGGACTTAACAAGAGTACTGGACGTAATGTAGGAATATATCCTGAATTGAAATTCCCTAAATTCTATAAAGAAAACGGACATGATATTGGAGCTATAACTTTAAAGATGCTTGAAGAATACGATTACAATAAAAAGGATGCTAAATGTTACATCCAATGTTTCGATCCAACTTATTTAAAAAGCTTTAAAGAAACTTTAAACCCTAAATGTAAGTTAGTTCAATTAATAGGTCACTCAGATTGGGAAGATAATGAAGGTGATGATGTTCCATACTTACTTTCTGCTAAGGGATTAAAAGAAATTGCAAAATATGCTGATGGCGTTGGTCCATCTATAGATCAAATATTAGATGAAGATGGAAATCAAAAGAAGAGCGCTTTAGTTGCTAATGCAAACTTCGTAAAAGATTCACATGCTAATAATCTTGAAATCCATCCATATACAGTACGTAAAGATGATCTACCAAAATACGCTAAAGATGCAGATCAATTCATTAGAAAATTATTATTTGAAGTTAATGTAGATGGTTTATTTACAGATTTTGCCGATATTGGAGTAAAGGCCAAAAGTGCAGGACCAATAAAATAA
- a CDS encoding DEAD/DEAH box helicase produces the protein MLFKDLNIIEPIQKALTEAGYTNPTPIQEQSIPSLLNGRDFLGCAQTGTGKTAAFAIPVLQNIAQNQKKSDKSRTIKALILAPTRELAIQIEENFTLYSKHTNIKNTVIFGGVSQKPQTRILGEGVDILIATPGRLLDLIDQKYIDLSNVKHFVLDEADRMFDMGMVRDVKKIVAKLPKVRQNLLFSATMPSEVKSLVNSILKDPVKVEVAPVSSTIDTITQGVYFVTKKDKKSLLVHLLKDESIKSLLVFSRTKYGANNIVKDLAKTGTESQAIHGNKSQNARQLALSNFKEGKIRVLVATDIAARGIDVDGLSHVINYDLPDVPETYVHRIGRTGRAGNSGVAISFCDVDEKSALKDIEKTIGKNIPVMKNVEFERIAITREPAQRKEADKKTTDANKKPKRNWYGDKRRSQGNGGQQGKRQSGRTQQAR, from the coding sequence ATGTTATTTAAAGATTTAAATATAATAGAACCAATTCAAAAGGCTTTAACAGAAGCGGGATATACAAATCCTACACCAATACAAGAACAATCAATTCCATCATTGTTAAATGGAAGAGATTTTTTAGGATGTGCACAAACAGGTACAGGTAAGACAGCAGCTTTTGCTATTCCTGTTTTACAAAACATAGCACAAAATCAAAAAAAATCAGATAAATCAAGAACAATAAAAGCTTTAATATTAGCACCAACTAGAGAATTAGCAATTCAAATAGAAGAGAATTTTACTCTTTATAGTAAGCATACTAATATTAAAAATACAGTAATATTTGGTGGAGTATCACAAAAACCTCAAACTAGAATATTAGGTGAAGGAGTAGATATTTTAATTGCAACGCCAGGAAGATTACTTGATTTAATAGATCAAAAATATATTGATTTAAGCAATGTTAAACATTTTGTTTTAGATGAAGCTGATCGTATGTTTGATATGGGAATGGTTCGTGATGTTAAGAAGATAGTAGCTAAGTTACCAAAGGTTAGACAGAATCTTTTATTTTCTGCGACTATGCCTTCAGAAGTTAAGAGCTTAGTAAACAGTATTCTTAAAGATCCAGTAAAAGTTGAAGTAGCACCTGTTTCATCAACTATAGATACTATTACTCAAGGAGTATATTTTGTTACAAAGAAAGATAAGAAATCTTTACTTGTTCATCTTCTTAAAGATGAATCTATTAAGTCATTATTAGTATTTTCAAGAACAAAATATGGAGCAAATAATATTGTAAAAGATCTTGCTAAGACTGGAACTGAGTCTCAAGCAATTCATGGTAATAAGTCTCAAAATGCAAGACAACTTGCTTTAAGCAATTTTAAAGAAGGTAAAATAAGAGTTTTAGTAGCAACTGATATAGCTGCAAGAGGAATAGATGTAGATGGATTATCTCACGTTATAAATTATGACTTACCTGACGTACCAGAAACTTATGTACATAGAATTGGAAGAACTGGAAGAGCTGGAAATAGTGGTGTAGCAATATCATTTTGTGATGTTGATGAAAAAAGTGCACTTAAGGATATTGAAAAAACAATAGGAAAAAACATTCCTGTAATGAAGAATGTTGAATTTGAAAGAATAGCTATAACTAGAGAACCTGCTCAAAGGAAAGAAGCAGACAAGAAGACTACTGATGCTAATAAAAAACCAAAAAGAAATTGGTATGGTGATAAAAGAAGAAGCCAAGGCAATGGTGGTCAACAAGGAAAGAGACAAAGTGGTAGAACTCAGCAAGCTAGATAG
- a CDS encoding MBL fold metallo-hydrolase, with amino-acid sequence MIFCSLYSGSSGNSMFVASEKSKILIDAGLPGKRIDEALKSINQSPNDLDGIFVTHEHSDHIKGVGVLSRKYDIPIYANSNTWNAMESLIGKIKEHNIKVIDKRSVTQIKDLDVKAFNIPHDSISPMGYTIANKDKKVSVATDLGTFTKEIYDNIKESEIILLESNHDVSMLKYGPYPYSLKRRILSEIGHLSNDDCGEAIVEILKNGFNKKVILGHLSSTNNQPDLAYQTVVNVLRENGINEKNDITLTMANRHEPSEFIEF; translated from the coding sequence ATGATATTCTGTTCTTTATACAGTGGAAGCAGTGGTAATAGTATGTTTGTTGCTTCTGAAAAATCAAAAATATTAATAGATGCTGGACTTCCAGGTAAAAGAATTGATGAAGCATTGAAATCAATAAATCAGTCACCAAATGATTTAGATGGTATTTTTGTAACACATGAACATAGTGATCATATAAAGGGTGTTGGGGTTTTATCAAGAAAATATGATATACCTATATATGCAAATTCCAACACTTGGAATGCTATGGAATCATTAATTGGAAAGATAAAAGAGCATAATATAAAGGTGATTGATAAAAGATCAGTTACTCAAATTAAAGACTTAGATGTGAAAGCCTTTAATATTCCTCATGATTCAATATCTCCTATGGGGTATACTATTGCTAACAAAGATAAAAAAGTTAGTGTAGCAACTGATTTAGGAACATTTACAAAAGAAATATATGATAATATCAAAGAATCAGAAATTATTTTACTTGAAAGTAATCATGATGTCAGTATGCTTAAATATGGACCATATCCGTATAGCTTAAAAAGAAGAATATTAAGTGAGATAGGACATTTATCTAATGATGATTGCGGTGAAGCTATTGTAGAAATATTAAAGAATGGCTTTAATAAGAAGGTTATTTTAGGACATTTAAGTAGTACTAATAATCAACCTGATTTAGCATATCAAACAGTAGTTAATGTATTAAGAGAAAATGGAATTAATGAAAAAAATGACATAACATTAACTATGGCAAATAGACATGAACCTAGTGAATTTATAGAATTTTAA